A genomic segment from Pseudomonas mendocina encodes:
- a CDS encoding chemotaxis response regulator CheY — MKILIVDDFSTMRRIIKNLLRDLGFTNTAEADDGTSALPMLQSGSFDFLVTDWNMPGMTGIDLLRAVRADERLKHLPVLMVTAEAKRDQIIEAAQAGVNGYVVKPFTAQVLKEKIEKIFERVNG; from the coding sequence ATGAAAATCCTCATCGTTGACGATTTTTCGACGATGCGACGGATCATCAAGAACCTCTTGCGGGACTTGGGTTTCACCAACACCGCAGAAGCCGACGATGGCACCTCGGCTCTGCCGATGCTGCAAAGCGGCAGCTTCGATTTTCTGGTGACCGACTGGAACATGCCCGGCATGACCGGCATCGACCTGCTGCGTGCCGTGCGCGCCGATGAGCGTCTCAAGCACCTGCCCGTGCTGATGGTGACCGCCGAAGCCAAGCGCGATCAGATCATCGAGGCGGCCCAGGCCGGCGTTAATGGCTACGTGGTCAAACCCTTCACCGCCCAGGTGCTGAAGGAAAAGATCGAGAAGATCTTCGAGCGGGTCAACGGCTGA
- the fliA gene encoding RNA polymerase sigma factor FliA, translating into MTAASGLRMYNKAQAQDSQHQLIERYAPLVKRIAYHLLARLPASVQVDDLIQAGMIGLLEASRKYDSGKGASFETFAGIRIRGSMLDEVRKGDWAPRSVHRNSRMVSDAIRTVEARTGRDAKDHEVAAELQLSLEDYYGILGDTLGSRLFSFDDLLQDGEHGGLHEDAGHTHLEPSRDLEDERFQAALADAIAGLPERERLVLALYYDEELNLKEIGEVLGVSESRVSQLHSQCAARLRSRLSEWRAG; encoded by the coding sequence ATGACAGCAGCCTCTGGACTTCGTATGTACAACAAGGCTCAGGCGCAGGACTCCCAGCACCAGCTGATCGAGCGTTATGCACCGCTGGTCAAGCGTATCGCCTACCACCTGCTGGCGCGTCTGCCAGCCAGTGTGCAGGTCGATGATCTCATCCAGGCCGGCATGATCGGCCTGCTCGAAGCCTCACGCAAATACGACTCCGGCAAAGGTGCCAGTTTCGAAACATTCGCAGGTATCCGCATTCGCGGCTCCATGCTCGATGAGGTGCGCAAGGGCGATTGGGCGCCGCGTTCGGTGCATCGCAACAGCCGCATGGTGAGCGATGCGATTCGCACCGTTGAAGCGAGAACCGGGCGCGACGCTAAAGATCATGAGGTTGCGGCCGAACTCCAATTGAGTCTGGAAGATTACTACGGCATTCTTGGCGACACTTTGGGTAGCCGGTTGTTCAGTTTCGACGACCTCTTGCAGGACGGCGAGCACGGCGGGCTGCACGAAGACGCCGGGCACACCCACCTCGAACCTTCGCGGGACCTCGAAGACGAACGCTTCCAGGCGGCTTTGGCCGATGCCATCGCCGGCTTGCCGGAGCGTGAACGTCTAGTGCTGGCGCTGTATTACGATGAAGAACTGAACTTGAAGGAAATCGGTGAAGTGCTGGGGGTTAGCGAGTCGCGCGTGAGCCAGTTGCACAGCCAGTGCGCGGCGCGTTTGCGCTCGCGGCTGAGTGAATGGCGCGCTGGCTGA
- a CDS encoding protein phosphatase CheZ, with protein MEHDDSTLGDLESTLKNNARDLVDSLERGNFGAAVQLINELNKVRDRGLYHEVGKLTRELHNAIVNFQLDPRMPHAQELSQIADATERLNYVVTMTEKAANRTMDLVEQSAPLVNDLSDEAQSLSVEWGRFMRREIGADGFRELAKRVELFLARSERDGAKLSGHLNDILLAQDYQDLTGQVIKRVTQLVTEVESNLLKLMLMASQVDRFAGIQHDHDVLRAEQEKLKEPSRGEGPQIHADKRDDVASSQDDVDDLLSSLGF; from the coding sequence ATGGAACACGATGACTCCACGCTGGGTGACCTTGAGTCGACCCTGAAAAACAATGCCCGCGATCTGGTCGATAGCCTCGAACGAGGTAACTTCGGCGCCGCGGTGCAACTGATCAACGAGCTCAACAAGGTCCGCGACCGCGGGCTATATCACGAAGTCGGCAAGCTGACCCGTGAGTTGCATAACGCTATCGTCAACTTTCAGCTCGATCCGCGCATGCCCCATGCGCAGGAACTGTCGCAGATCGCCGACGCTACCGAACGCCTGAACTACGTCGTAACCATGACCGAAAAGGCTGCCAACCGGACCATGGATCTGGTCGAGCAGAGCGCGCCGCTGGTCAACGACCTGAGCGATGAAGCGCAAAGCCTGAGCGTCGAGTGGGGTCGTTTCATGCGCCGCGAAATAGGTGCCGATGGCTTTCGTGAGCTGGCCAAGCGTGTCGAGCTGTTCCTCGCCCGTAGCGAGCGAGATGGCGCCAAGCTCTCCGGTCATCTCAACGACATTCTGCTGGCGCAGGACTACCAGGACCTCACCGGCCAGGTGATCAAGCGTGTCACCCAACTGGTGACCGAAGTGGAAAGCAACCTGCTCAAGCTGATGCTCATGGCCAGCCAGGTCGACCGTTTTGCCGGCATTCAGCACGACCACGACGTGCTGCGCGCCGAACAGGAAAAATTAAAAGAACCATCGCGGGGTGAAGGTCCGCAGATTCATGCCGATAAGCGTGATGACGTTGCCTCCAGCCAGGACGATGTCGACGACCTGCTGTCCAGTCTAGGGTTCTAA
- the flhF gene encoding flagellar biosynthesis protein FlhF — translation MQVKRFFAADMRTAMKLVRDELGADASIIGNRRVAGGVELTAALDYQAPTPVRPNPALEAELRKTQARIASAQAELTTRAEQDAGKDRQLFANESLLAPELPATPVKPQRPVEAAAPATPAVDPRALDAMRFELNGLRELIEVQLGSIAWGQLQNRRPQQANLWRRLQRMGLSAELTQALLGKVAGVAEPRQAWRMLLAHLAHAIKTPKVEPLEEGGVIALVGPAGMGKTTTLAKLAARYVLKYGAQQVALVSMDSFRIGAQEQLKTLGRILGVSVTQIDPGQSLLQALAPLAKKRVVLVDTAGLPGNDPALRLQLESLASARIKAKNYLVLAATSQSQVLKAAYHSYKRCGLAGCILTKLDEAASLGEVLGLAIGQQLPVAYVTDGPRIPDDLQVPRSHQLVSRAVGLQAAEEPSEDAMAQMFAGLYHKPAQRAG, via the coding sequence ATGCAGGTCAAACGCTTCTTCGCCGCCGATATGCGGACCGCCATGAAACTGGTGCGTGACGAATTGGGCGCTGATGCCTCGATCATCGGCAATCGCCGCGTTGCCGGTGGCGTCGAGCTGACTGCTGCGCTGGATTACCAGGCGCCGACGCCGGTACGCCCGAACCCGGCACTGGAAGCCGAATTGCGCAAGACCCAGGCGCGCATCGCCAGCGCCCAGGCCGAGCTGACCACCCGTGCCGAGCAGGATGCCGGTAAGGACCGTCAACTGTTCGCCAATGAATCCTTGTTGGCACCGGAGCTGCCGGCGACTCCGGTCAAGCCGCAGCGCCCGGTCGAGGCCGCAGCGCCTGCTACGCCGGCGGTCGATCCACGTGCGCTGGATGCCATGCGCTTCGAGCTCAACGGCCTGCGTGAGCTGATCGAAGTGCAACTGGGCTCCATCGCCTGGGGGCAACTGCAGAACCGCCGCCCGCAACAAGCCAATCTGTGGCGTCGCCTACAGCGCATGGGGCTGTCCGCCGAATTGACCCAAGCGCTGCTGGGCAAGGTCGCGGGCGTGGCCGAGCCTCGTCAGGCCTGGCGCATGCTGCTGGCGCACCTGGCTCATGCGATCAAAACGCCCAAGGTCGAGCCGCTGGAAGAGGGCGGAGTGATCGCGCTGGTCGGTCCTGCCGGCATGGGCAAGACTACTACTCTGGCCAAGCTGGCCGCCCGCTACGTGCTTAAGTACGGCGCGCAACAGGTCGCTCTGGTGAGCATGGACAGCTTTCGTATCGGTGCGCAGGAGCAGCTCAAGACGCTCGGGCGTATCCTTGGCGTTTCGGTGACCCAGATCGACCCCGGTCAGTCTCTGCTGCAGGCTTTGGCCCCACTGGCCAAGAAGCGCGTGGTGCTGGTCGATACTGCCGGCTTGCCGGGTAACGATCCGGCGCTGCGCCTGCAGCTGGAAAGCCTGGCCTCGGCACGCATCAAGGCGAAGAATTATCTGGTACTGGCGGCAACAAGTCAGAGCCAAGTGCTCAAGGCGGCCTACCATAGTTATAAGCGTTGTGGCCTCGCAGGCTGCATACTGACGAAACTGGATGAGGCGGCGAGCCTGGGCGAGGTTTTAGGTCTGGCTATAGGCCAGCAACTGCCGGTAGCCTATGTCACAGACGGGCCGCGGATCCCTGATGATCTGCAAGTGCCGCGCAGCCATCAACTGGTCAGTCGTGCAGTAGGGCTGCAGGCCGCCGAGGAACCGAGTGAAGATGCCATGGCGCAGATGTTCGCCGGCCTTTACCACAAGCCGGCGCAGCGAGCCGGCTGA
- the fleN gene encoding flagellar synthesis regulator FleN, translated as MGMHPVQVIAVTGGKGGVGKTNVSVNLSMALADLGRRVMLMDADLGLANVDVLLGLTPKRTLADVIAGECDLRDVLLQGPGGVRIVPAASGTQSMVSLTPMQHAGLIQAFSDISENLDVLVIDTAAGIGDAVVSFVRAAQEILVVVCDEPTSITDAYALIKLLNRDHGISRFRVLANMAHSPQEGRNLFAKLTKVTDRFLDVALQYVGAVPYDECVRKAVQKQRAVYEAFPRSKCALAFKAIAQKVDTWPLPANPRGHLEFFVERLVQQPTADSAV; from the coding sequence ATGGGTATGCATCCCGTACAGGTGATCGCGGTGACCGGCGGCAAAGGTGGCGTCGGCAAGACCAATGTGTCGGTGAATCTGTCCATGGCCCTGGCCGATCTCGGTCGTCGGGTAATGCTGATGGATGCCGACCTAGGCCTGGCCAATGTCGACGTGCTGCTGGGTTTGACGCCCAAGCGCACGCTGGCCGATGTCATTGCGGGCGAATGCGACCTGCGCGATGTGCTGCTGCAGGGGCCAGGTGGCGTTCGTATCGTGCCAGCAGCGTCCGGTACGCAGAGCATGGTTAGCCTTACGCCGATGCAGCATGCAGGCCTGATCCAGGCGTTCAGCGATATCAGTGAGAACCTTGATGTGCTGGTGATCGATACGGCCGCGGGGATCGGTGATGCAGTGGTCAGTTTCGTGCGCGCGGCGCAGGAGATCCTCGTGGTGGTCTGCGACGAGCCCACGTCGATCACCGACGCCTACGCGCTGATCAAGCTGCTCAATCGTGATCACGGCATCAGCCGCTTCCGCGTTCTGGCCAACATGGCGCACAGCCCGCAGGAAGGGCGCAATCTCTTTGCTAAGCTGACCAAGGTGACGGATCGCTTCCTCGATGTCGCCCTGCAGTACGTCGGCGCCGTGCCCTACGATGAGTGTGTGCGTAAAGCCGTGCAGAAACAGCGCGCAGTCTATGAAGCCTTCCCTCGCTCCAAGTGCGCCCTGGCGTTCAAGGCGATAGCTCAGAAGGTTGACACCTGGCCGCTGCCGGCCAATCCCCGTGGCCATCTGGAGTTTTTCGTCGAGCGTCTGGTGCAGCAACCGACTGCAGACTCGGCCGTATGA